A stretch of the Corythoichthys intestinalis isolate RoL2023-P3 chromosome 22, ASM3026506v1, whole genome shotgun sequence genome encodes the following:
- the LOC130910571 gene encoding zinc fingers and homeoboxes protein 2-like isoform X1 codes for MRNDVGGHVVWRAARGLFFCTRLRVRAASCCFSLYCDTTARASGHRQVWNDTPQSSTQLTFTCRCRCEAESGLAPRHDRSCALDPRRPGQRSPLRAPEAHAPHRQPSSVVMPGRRKSSAPHVVQIQGPGDSEDLEMLDTEMFSDDVPTKEPKAPTRRKVEGPERENLCPEMSEDQRDEVEKLQSDHEGQKKEPKCYEYKCCPFRSATLEDFKEHVDSSHPDVILDPLYRCAICDFDTKKFELFTEHNKNLHPDKSNLKLKRIKENDRTVLEQIITVQGRSGSEGQASPPFSVKPPESLHTFFRPKETIAALNINGTVIIPDSSVLRDPSHVSPVLQRPPNFSRQPKIAVPLNGGKYDPSLDRNPTLMASFNKFPYPTHAELSWLTAASKHPEEQIKVWFTTQRLKQGITWSPEEVEEARKKMFNGSFRAAHHTFTAPASNSIGFAENCSGHALKRSATAPGGPESKRLVAVPPPGDPKEEGPAAPQPMAPLGGIPPFAAEMNKSPAVVPLMPSSICANGKLHYSWGNAKTKPAVSLPPIVFPESLTRPTIAPPPIFAPPFTTSILLPRRSKDTLPNINATFPDLPPLVGARARRPPVIQSAHAPGQRSTPEEAAMPEADAAPSESSGERALGEAPAAADFPLLERMKGKTAEQLKILEEHFLKNSSLFHGDADNLALATRLSRREIDGWFAERRALRDNMEMALLNSMGAKRTEADKEPTLLFNGIHEPGFGAELLKRGSLPPSRAFLNSQSTVLFKHPSAQSGGTTPSEVWPGLARIDLARWFCDARSAPDPEFLHNGGGPENAPSDPCFEGRAEVPEAEPSDWCINGVNATQRGELQDCLAARCE; via the exons GTCTGGAATGACACCCCGCAAAGTTCCACTCAGCTGACATTTACCTGCCGGTGCCGATGCGAAGCAGAGTCCGGGCTGGCACCCCGCCACGATCGCAGTTGCGCTCTGGACCCTCGCCGGCCCGGCCAGCGCAGTCCACTACGAGCGCCGGAAGCCCACGCCCCTCATCGTCAACCCTCCAGTGTCGTCATGCCTGGCCGGAGAAAGTCCTCCGCCCCACATGTTGTCCAGATCCAAGGACCCGGTGACTCTGAAGACCTGGAAATGTTGGACACAGAAATGTTTTCAGACGATGTTCCGACAAAGGAACCCAAGGCTCCAACTCGTCGGAAAGTAGAAGGGCCGGAGCGGGAAAACCTCTGTCCCGAGATGTCGGAAGACCAACGAGACGAGGTAGAAAAGTTGCAATCTGACCATGAGGGTCAGAAGAAAGAGCCCAAATGCTATGAGTACAAGTGTTGCCCGTTCCGGTCTGCAACCCTCGAAGACTTTAAAGAACACGTGGACTCTAGCCACCCTGACGTGATTCTCGATCCGCTGTACCGCTGCGCCATCTGTGACTTTGACACCAAAAAGTTTGAGCTCTTCACAGAGCACAACAAGAACCTTCACCCCGACAAGAGCAACTTAAAACTCAAAAGGATCAAGGAGAATGACAGAACCGTCTTGGAACAAATTATCACGGTCCAGGGCCGTTCTGGGAGTGAGGGACAGGCATCGCCGCCTTTCTCAGTGAAACCGCCGGAGTCCCTCCACACGTTTTTCCGGCCGAAAGAGACCATTGCCGCCCTCAACATCAACGGCACTGTCATCATTCCGGATTCCTCCGTCCTTCGAGACCCGTCCCATGTCAGCCCCGTGCTCCAGCGGCCGCCCAACTTTAGCCGTCAACCAAAAATAGCCGTTCCTCTCAACGGAGGTAAATACGACCCGTCTCTGGACCGCAACCCAACCCTGATGGCATCTTTTAACAAGTTCCCTTACCCGACGCACGCGGAACTGTCCTGGCTAACGGCTGCCTCCAAGCACCCCGAGGAGCAGATCAAAGTTTGGTTCACCACCCAACGGCTGAAGCAGGGAATCACCTGGTCACCGGAGGAGGTGGAGGAGGCCAGAAAGAAGATGTTCAATGGTTCCTTCCGCGCCGCCCATCACACCTTCACGGCCCCCGCGTCGAATTCCATCGGCTTTGCGGAAAACTGCTCCGGTCACGCACTTAAACGATCTGCGACAGCTCCCGGCGGTCCTGAGTCCAAACGCCTCGTGGCGGTGCCCCCTCCAGGAGACCCTAAAGAGGAGGGTCCGGCGGCTCCACAGCCGATGGCTCCGCTGGGAGGCATTCCCCCGTTTGCCGCAGAGATGAATAAGTCGCCCGCCGTCGTGCCTTTAATGCCGTCGTCGATATGTGCCAATGGGAAGCTTCACTACTCGTGGGGAAATGCCAAAACCAAACCGGCGGTGTCGTTGCCGCCTATAGTCTTTCCGGAGTCTTTGACCAGGCCGACTATTGCGCCGCCCCCCATCTTTGCCCCGCCTTTTACCACCTCCATACTCCTGCCCCGACGTTCCAAAGATACTCTCCCCAACATTAACGCCACCTTTCCCGATTTGCCTCCACTCGTCGGCGCTCGAGCGAGAAGGCCCCCCGTCATTCAGTCTGCGCACGCTCCGGGACAACGGAGCACGCCAGAGGAAGCCGCCATGCCGGAAGCTGATGCGGCGCCCTCTGAATCTTCCGGAGAACGTGCACTTGGCGAGGCGCCTGCCGCCGCAGACTTCCCGCTGCTGGAGCGGATGAAGGGCAAGACTGCAGAGCAGCTGAAAATCCTGGAGGAGCACTTCTTGAAGAATAGCTCCCTCTTCCACGGAGACGCTGACAATCTGGCGCTGGCCACCCGCCTATCACGGCGAGAAATCGACGGCTGGTTTGCAGAGCGCCGGGCGCTGCGGGACAACATGGAAATGGCCCTCCTCAACTCCATGGGTGCCAAGAGGACCGAAGCGGACAAAGAGCCCACTCTGCTCTTTAACGGGATCCACGAGCCAGGTTTCGGTGCCGAGCTCCTAAAAAGGGGCTCCCTGCCTCCGTCCCGCGCCTTCCTAAATTCCCAGTCCACGGTGCTCTTCAAGCACCCATCTGCTCAAAGTGGAGGGACAACACCGTCGGAGGTGTGGCCTGGACTGGCTCGTATCGATTTGGCGCGCTGGTTCTGTGATGCTCGCTCAGCACCTGACCCAGAGTTCCTCCACAATGGCGGCGGTCCCGAAAATGCTCCATCAGACCCCTGTTTTGAAGGCAGAGCTGAAGTTCCGGAGGCAGAGCCATCGGATTGGTGCATCAACGGCGTTAACGCGACACAGCGTGGCGAGTTACAGGACTGCCTCGCCGCCAG gtGTGAATAA
- the LOC130910571 gene encoding zinc fingers and homeoboxes protein 2-like isoform X2 yields the protein MPGRRKSSAPHVVQIQGPGDSEDLEMLDTEMFSDDVPTKEPKAPTRRKVEGPERENLCPEMSEDQRDEVEKLQSDHEGQKKEPKCYEYKCCPFRSATLEDFKEHVDSSHPDVILDPLYRCAICDFDTKKFELFTEHNKNLHPDKSNLKLKRIKENDRTVLEQIITVQGRSGSEGQASPPFSVKPPESLHTFFRPKETIAALNINGTVIIPDSSVLRDPSHVSPVLQRPPNFSRQPKIAVPLNGGKYDPSLDRNPTLMASFNKFPYPTHAELSWLTAASKHPEEQIKVWFTTQRLKQGITWSPEEVEEARKKMFNGSFRAAHHTFTAPASNSIGFAENCSGHALKRSATAPGGPESKRLVAVPPPGDPKEEGPAAPQPMAPLGGIPPFAAEMNKSPAVVPLMPSSICANGKLHYSWGNAKTKPAVSLPPIVFPESLTRPTIAPPPIFAPPFTTSILLPRRSKDTLPNINATFPDLPPLVGARARRPPVIQSAHAPGQRSTPEEAAMPEADAAPSESSGERALGEAPAAADFPLLERMKGKTAEQLKILEEHFLKNSSLFHGDADNLALATRLSRREIDGWFAERRALRDNMEMALLNSMGAKRTEADKEPTLLFNGIHEPGFGAELLKRGSLPPSRAFLNSQSTVLFKHPSAQSGGTTPSEVWPGLARIDLARWFCDARSAPDPEFLHNGGGPENAPSDPCFEGRAEVPEAEPSDWCINGVNATQRGELQDCLAARCE from the exons ATGCCTGGCCGGAGAAAGTCCTCCGCCCCACATGTTGTCCAGATCCAAGGACCCGGTGACTCTGAAGACCTGGAAATGTTGGACACAGAAATGTTTTCAGACGATGTTCCGACAAAGGAACCCAAGGCTCCAACTCGTCGGAAAGTAGAAGGGCCGGAGCGGGAAAACCTCTGTCCCGAGATGTCGGAAGACCAACGAGACGAGGTAGAAAAGTTGCAATCTGACCATGAGGGTCAGAAGAAAGAGCCCAAATGCTATGAGTACAAGTGTTGCCCGTTCCGGTCTGCAACCCTCGAAGACTTTAAAGAACACGTGGACTCTAGCCACCCTGACGTGATTCTCGATCCGCTGTACCGCTGCGCCATCTGTGACTTTGACACCAAAAAGTTTGAGCTCTTCACAGAGCACAACAAGAACCTTCACCCCGACAAGAGCAACTTAAAACTCAAAAGGATCAAGGAGAATGACAGAACCGTCTTGGAACAAATTATCACGGTCCAGGGCCGTTCTGGGAGTGAGGGACAGGCATCGCCGCCTTTCTCAGTGAAACCGCCGGAGTCCCTCCACACGTTTTTCCGGCCGAAAGAGACCATTGCCGCCCTCAACATCAACGGCACTGTCATCATTCCGGATTCCTCCGTCCTTCGAGACCCGTCCCATGTCAGCCCCGTGCTCCAGCGGCCGCCCAACTTTAGCCGTCAACCAAAAATAGCCGTTCCTCTCAACGGAGGTAAATACGACCCGTCTCTGGACCGCAACCCAACCCTGATGGCATCTTTTAACAAGTTCCCTTACCCGACGCACGCGGAACTGTCCTGGCTAACGGCTGCCTCCAAGCACCCCGAGGAGCAGATCAAAGTTTGGTTCACCACCCAACGGCTGAAGCAGGGAATCACCTGGTCACCGGAGGAGGTGGAGGAGGCCAGAAAGAAGATGTTCAATGGTTCCTTCCGCGCCGCCCATCACACCTTCACGGCCCCCGCGTCGAATTCCATCGGCTTTGCGGAAAACTGCTCCGGTCACGCACTTAAACGATCTGCGACAGCTCCCGGCGGTCCTGAGTCCAAACGCCTCGTGGCGGTGCCCCCTCCAGGAGACCCTAAAGAGGAGGGTCCGGCGGCTCCACAGCCGATGGCTCCGCTGGGAGGCATTCCCCCGTTTGCCGCAGAGATGAATAAGTCGCCCGCCGTCGTGCCTTTAATGCCGTCGTCGATATGTGCCAATGGGAAGCTTCACTACTCGTGGGGAAATGCCAAAACCAAACCGGCGGTGTCGTTGCCGCCTATAGTCTTTCCGGAGTCTTTGACCAGGCCGACTATTGCGCCGCCCCCCATCTTTGCCCCGCCTTTTACCACCTCCATACTCCTGCCCCGACGTTCCAAAGATACTCTCCCCAACATTAACGCCACCTTTCCCGATTTGCCTCCACTCGTCGGCGCTCGAGCGAGAAGGCCCCCCGTCATTCAGTCTGCGCACGCTCCGGGACAACGGAGCACGCCAGAGGAAGCCGCCATGCCGGAAGCTGATGCGGCGCCCTCTGAATCTTCCGGAGAACGTGCACTTGGCGAGGCGCCTGCCGCCGCAGACTTCCCGCTGCTGGAGCGGATGAAGGGCAAGACTGCAGAGCAGCTGAAAATCCTGGAGGAGCACTTCTTGAAGAATAGCTCCCTCTTCCACGGAGACGCTGACAATCTGGCGCTGGCCACCCGCCTATCACGGCGAGAAATCGACGGCTGGTTTGCAGAGCGCCGGGCGCTGCGGGACAACATGGAAATGGCCCTCCTCAACTCCATGGGTGCCAAGAGGACCGAAGCGGACAAAGAGCCCACTCTGCTCTTTAACGGGATCCACGAGCCAGGTTTCGGTGCCGAGCTCCTAAAAAGGGGCTCCCTGCCTCCGTCCCGCGCCTTCCTAAATTCCCAGTCCACGGTGCTCTTCAAGCACCCATCTGCTCAAAGTGGAGGGACAACACCGTCGGAGGTGTGGCCTGGACTGGCTCGTATCGATTTGGCGCGCTGGTTCTGTGATGCTCGCTCAGCACCTGACCCAGAGTTCCTCCACAATGGCGGCGGTCCCGAAAATGCTCCATCAGACCCCTGTTTTGAAGGCAGAGCTGAAGTTCCGGAGGCAGAGCCATCGGATTGGTGCATCAACGGCGTTAACGCGACACAGCGTGGCGAGTTACAGGACTGCCTCGCCGCCAG gtGTGAATAA